Proteins encoded within one genomic window of Humulus lupulus chromosome 1, drHumLupu1.1, whole genome shotgun sequence:
- the LOC133801611 gene encoding uncharacterized protein LOC133801611, with the protein MAGLYDNQADMYVEARPTYPIEWYSKLAALTPHHNLAWDVGTGNGQAATGVAEHYKQVIATDVSMAQIERAIPHPRVRYLHTPLTINDNELVSLIGGENSVDLITVATAVHWFDLSRFYSLVSRVLRKPGGVIAVWCYFNMVVSPEFDSLMKNFYDSMLPFWDKEVRSYVIEDYKTLPFPFESVGLGSEGNPHRLDIQKELSFNGILKLFRSFSPVDLAKSQGVDLLPPEVIKGLENAWGGPSTSIRAVTYKAFMLVGKVRP; encoded by the exons ATGGCGGGGTTGTACGATAATCAAGCTGATATGTACGTGGAAGCTCGGCCAACTTACCCAATTGAATGGTATTCAAAGCTGGCCGCTCTCACTCCTCACCACAACTTGGCTTGGGACGTTGGCACCGGCAACGGCCAAGCTGCTACTGGC GTGGCAGAGCACTACAAGCAAGTGATTGCAACGGACGTAAGCATGGCCCAGATAGAGCGAGCTATTCCCCATCCTCGAGTCCGATACCTCCACACTCCACTAACAATAAACGACAACGAGTTAGTGTCGTTGATTGGGGGTGAAAACTCGGTGGATCTAATAACCGTAGCAACAGCAGTTCATTGGTTCGACCTTTCACGCTTCTATTCTCTTGTCTCTCGGGTTTTGCGCAAACCAGGAGGAGTGATCGCCGTTTGGTGCTACTTCAACATGGTTGTGAGTCCCGAATTCGACTCCCTCATGAAGAATTTTTACGACTCGATGCTGCCGTTTTGGGACAAGGAAGTCAGAAGCTACGTGATTGAGGATTACAAAACGCTGCCGTTTCCATTTGAAAGTGTTGGGTTGGGTTCTGAGGGGAATCCACATCGTTTGGACATACAAAAAGAGCTTTCTTTTAATGGAATTTTGAAGCTGTTCAGGTCTTTCTCTCCTGTTGATTTGGCTAAGAGCCAGGGTGTGGATTTGTTACCTCCAGAGGTAATTAAAGGCTTGGAGAATGCTTGGGGTGGGCCTAGTACTTCGATCAGGGCTGTCACATACAAGGCTTTTATGCTTGTTGGTAAAGTTAGGCCTTAA